The following DNA comes from Cucumis sativus cultivar 9930 chromosome 7, Cucumber_9930_V3, whole genome shotgun sequence.
aataataaaaaaaaggacatACATTCAGAATATTCAGTAGcgacaaataaatataagccTATTAAGCTTACAGAACATATAATTAAAGCACCATCACaccaaattaaacaaatgaaatcaTCTTCCCATTATATACATAGATTAGGAACAGAATTACAAtcatatatatcttaaaataaagcaaaaggACAATGATTCCATCTGAGAACTTCGAAAAGATGACATTTATTCATCTCATCGGGTCTTCCCTCTTCTTGCTTCCTGTGTGAGCCAAATTATGGCTCTCTATTTTGCATCAAGATGATGGCTAACTGAACCCTTGAGAATTCGCAAGCACGCACTTCTTGATGTTCCAGACGACCCCACAAGATGGATTAGTGCTGTGCGGGATGCCCGCCCTGTGGGGTTAAGAATTAACCTTTTTAGGTATTGAGACGACATGAAATGTAATGCACTCCAATCATTTGGAACAAATCTCCCTCACATCAAGGGCATAGATGTTTACCAcagaagatgaatcctctcatGGTTGATCTGCATCAGATCCAGGCCTTGTTACACGTCTCCTTCTTGTAGGTGGTGATCCATCATCACCCATTCCGATATATATGCGGAAATCTTCGTCTGTATCTTCTTGTAATCCCAAAAGGTTTTCACCCCAAAGGAACCGTCGCTCTGATACAGGTGTTCCTCCTCCAGAACGTCGATGCCTCACCCAAGACCTTGAGCGTGGCCTTGGCTCTCGAGCACCCTCAACCGATCCGAACATATGAAACAGAAAGAAACTGGTCAGCAATGGCCCATTGACATCACCTGTGCCATTGTCTCTTTCACCCGCCACCATCCCATCTCCATTTTCAATAACATAGTCTCCAACCACAAGGGCACCAGGCATGGCTGAGCGAATGGCACTAACAACATCACCAACTTCTCTCTGTCTCTCCAAGCGTCGCCATGCTCGTTCTCTAGATGGGTCAATGACAGCAGGCCGTGAAGTTGGGTGAACTCTTCTAGCATGCCTGCGTAGCTCTTGGTAGTTGCCAGAGAATGAGCAAGTTTCACGGGAGCAACTTCGTTTTTTTAGATTAAGATACTCTCTTGCTTCTTCTATAACTTCCAAACCTAGCACAGCACCTCGGCACATAGGGCACTTCAAGTTCGAGTACTCAGATGAGTTCCCAGCATCCAAACCTTCTTGATCAACCCTTTCAGTTATGGACCCAGAACCAGCAGTGTCCATATCTCCAGCCTCGTTTGTGTCTACAGTTCTGTTAGAATTTTCAGTTCCATTATCCCCTAGAGCTAAACCAGGTAATCCAGCAGAAGCGACAGTATtcctttcatttatattttgattatcaTCAACTTCATTCAAATCAATGCTCAGACCCAAGTTGTTTGTAGAAGGATTACTAAAACTATATGGATTAATAGGTAAAGGACTTGATAAGCGTGGACTCTTCCTagtttcttctcttaattttttgaattgaTCAAAACAATTTGAATGCCTATGGCTTGTGTCACAAATATAAGGTTTGCAACCCTTGTGGTGAGAG
Coding sequences within:
- the LOC101208460 gene encoding uncharacterized protein LOC101208460 isoform X1, whose product is MTYLVFKMAGVKRRIHNDSDILALHKELDEVSCPICMDHPHNAVLLLCSSHHKGCKPYICDTSHRHSNCFDQFKKLREETRKSPRLSSPLPINPYSFSNPSTNNLGLSIDLNEVDDNQNINERNTVASAGLPGLALGDNGTENSNRTVDTNEAGDMDTAGSGSITERVDQEGLDAGNSSEYSNLKCPMCRGAVLGLEVIEEAREYLNLKKRSCSRETCSFSGNYQELRRHARRVHPTSRPAVIDPSRERAWRRLERQREVGDVVSAIRSAMPGALVVGDYVIENGDGMVAGERDNGTGDVNGPLLTSFFLFHMFGSVEGAREPRPRSRSWVRHRRSGGGTPVSERRFLWGENLLGLQEDTDEDFRIYIGMGDDGSPPTRRRRVTRPGSDADQP
- the LOC101208460 gene encoding uncharacterized protein LOC101208460 isoform X2 — translated: MFKMAGVKRRIHNDSDILALHKELDEVSCPICMDHPHNAVLLLCSSHHKGCKPYICDTSHRHSNCFDQFKKLREETRKSPRLSSPLPINPYSFSNPSTNNLGLSIDLNEVDDNQNINERNTVASAGLPGLALGDNGTENSNRTVDTNEAGDMDTAGSGSITERVDQEGLDAGNSSEYSNLKCPMCRGAVLGLEVIEEAREYLNLKKRSCSRETCSFSGNYQELRRHARRVHPTSRPAVIDPSRERAWRRLERQREVGDVVSAIRSAMPGALVVGDYVIENGDGMVAGERDNGTGDVNGPLLTSFFLFHMFGSVEGAREPRPRSRSWVRHRRSGGGTPVSERRFLWGENLLGLQEDTDEDFRIYIGMGDDGSPPTRRRRVTRPGSDADQP
- the LOC101208460 gene encoding uncharacterized protein LOC101208460 isoform X3, whose protein sequence is MAGVKRRIHNDSDILALHKELDEVSCPICMDHPHNAVLLLCSSHHKGCKPYICDTSHRHSNCFDQFKKLREETRKSPRLSSPLPINPYSFSNPSTNNLGLSIDLNEVDDNQNINERNTVASAGLPGLALGDNGTENSNRTVDTNEAGDMDTAGSGSITERVDQEGLDAGNSSEYSNLKCPMCRGAVLGLEVIEEAREYLNLKKRSCSRETCSFSGNYQELRRHARRVHPTSRPAVIDPSRERAWRRLERQREVGDVVSAIRSAMPGALVVGDYVIENGDGMVAGERDNGTGDVNGPLLTSFFLFHMFGSVEGAREPRPRSRSWVRHRRSGGGTPVSERRFLWGENLLGLQEDTDEDFRIYIGMGDDGSPPTRRRRVTRPGSDADQP
- the LOC101208460 gene encoding uncharacterized protein LOC101208460 isoform X4, producing MNSIKFCFYSHHKGCKPYICDTSHRHSNCFDQFKKLREETRKSPRLSSPLPINPYSFSNPSTNNLGLSIDLNEVDDNQNINERNTVASAGLPGLALGDNGTENSNRTVDTNEAGDMDTAGSGSITERVDQEGLDAGNSSEYSNLKCPMCRGAVLGLEVIEEAREYLNLKKRSCSRETCSFSGNYQELRRHARRVHPTSRPAVIDPSRERAWRRLERQREVGDVVSAIRSAMPGALVVGDYVIENGDGMVAGERDNGTGDVNGPLLTSFFLFHMFGSVEGAREPRPRSRSWVRHRRSGGGTPVSERRFLWGENLLGLQEDTDEDFRIYIGMGDDGSPPTRRRRVTRPGSDADQP